Proteins encoded in a region of the Rhodococcus qingshengii JCM 15477 genome:
- the mobF gene encoding MobF family relaxase, which produces MTLHVLHAGDGYEYLTSQVATADREREHGQELTDYYSAHGTPPGTWFGGGLEDLARMDADTEIADEHRISDGATVSEPQMKALFGEGMHPNADPMVEASIKSGMDPKKAVKEARLGRKFPDFANDIPLLKAHRAALEQFAVDNARRPSKAESGALMEKVGTALFEETHKRSAQNPQELWSWISAQKNRVRQPVAGQDLVFTPPKSVSTMWALADDDLRRQIERIHHETVKGTLGWIEKEACFTRTGATSQEHQDTTGMVATLYDHYDSRAGDPNLHTHAVVSIKVCTEKDGKWRALDGATLHRYAVAASQRYNAAIMSKMHTELGFGLTERSTGRGRQNVVEIAEVPQQLCEMFSSRRTQIETRRDQLVAEYRQKHDRMPSAKAMYALYQQANLDTRAGKQEPQTLREMQNNWITRSAQILGDDTAVGTLAEQWRGVQREHAAGVREHQAMRKAGTPAEEAKRVVEHLENGRATWAITHVHSAVDANFAAVSFPDEAARAAAVKTVTEHVLGASVHLPAAELPPAPEALRRRDGEFILTNHGTALHTSASIITAEQFMLDATRTPTAYIAAQAGLDKVVEKIARTSDHPLNAGQRELAEHFVGSGTLLAVGVGPAGTGKTTSMKAVTDTWRATGHEVIALAPSAVAAETLGEEIDVTAHTLATLTYPWRGLEGHEPRSLPEHIEIPAGAMLLVDEASLASTKDLAAITEIAAAKGAVVRLLGDPNQLDAVETGGALRLLAEETNAPELTVVVRFGKDTEQAENSLALRHGEESSLELFYARGWVHEGTAAEMKDAAATAYLADIGAGKTSIVMLSTRDDVREVNLAIQAHYRVAGTAKSGNTVTLSDELDAGVGDIVLTRKNKRRLRTKGGKRRNMFVRNGDLWTVTAVNENGSLNLRSKTHEGTITLPARYVKRNTELGYAATVHRSQGITVDTSHTAVGHTTNRPGLYVATTRGRTENHLYVPVEPGVTQDTEGMHLGSINNPASREVLEKILANDNGHKAAITEIREALEHARSPERLREAYHAAHSRLRDRWLDDVLDRALPAALLATIAAENPGSLAELRTTLGQAHDRGDSARRILNDALATGELHTARDVARVLNSRIVEATQAAAEAAAERSDTALPPLPPRTTSTDKELDDYARIVADRYATARPEHERTDGIGATIRRYDETRAQLDTTRIHRPVREAFEPEIAERILAEAGVQRLGRHLRKAALTGIAPEAVLSWHAQQLEARGEDVTAANLIKDMAPAITAATEKTNTRWAADHDEILREHFPLAVAAAERTEDPRWNAAVGRIRELVTHAGFDVDELCRTIETAAHSTAHVTGITDALDTIAPAASEPADPAAPHWVPSPDLDAHLVDPTLAEQLETTYTDIAAEHTANTRRIGTDDARGNHPELRFTEHLEARPEDPELAAQWDRTAAEIQAYRDRHNITDTTSVAGDRPENKADIAPFNTVHRDIDTLHDRMQEHREEQRRAERQQATLEHQHTIAQHVEHEQKRRGPRL; this is translated from the coding sequence ATGACCCTCCACGTGCTGCACGCGGGCGATGGCTACGAGTACCTGACAAGTCAGGTTGCCACCGCTGACCGCGAACGCGAGCACGGGCAGGAGTTGACCGACTACTACTCCGCACACGGCACCCCGCCCGGTACGTGGTTCGGTGGCGGACTCGAAGATCTCGCACGAATGGATGCCGACACCGAGATCGCGGACGAGCATCGGATCAGTGACGGCGCCACGGTGTCGGAACCGCAGATGAAGGCACTCTTCGGGGAGGGCATGCACCCCAACGCCGACCCTATGGTTGAGGCGTCAATCAAGAGTGGGATGGACCCGAAGAAGGCCGTCAAAGAGGCTCGACTCGGCCGCAAGTTCCCGGACTTCGCCAATGACATCCCCCTGCTGAAAGCCCACCGCGCAGCCCTGGAGCAGTTCGCGGTCGACAATGCCCGCCGGCCATCGAAAGCGGAGTCCGGTGCGTTGATGGAGAAGGTCGGAACCGCACTGTTCGAGGAGACGCACAAGCGTTCCGCACAGAACCCACAAGAGCTGTGGTCCTGGATTTCGGCGCAGAAGAACCGCGTCCGGCAACCCGTCGCAGGACAAGATCTGGTGTTCACACCACCCAAGAGCGTGTCGACGATGTGGGCTCTCGCCGACGACGATCTACGCCGCCAGATCGAACGAATCCACCACGAGACCGTCAAGGGCACACTCGGCTGGATCGAGAAGGAAGCGTGCTTCACCCGCACCGGTGCGACGAGCCAAGAGCACCAGGACACCACCGGCATGGTCGCCACCCTCTACGACCACTACGACTCCCGCGCGGGGGACCCGAACCTGCATACCCACGCCGTCGTGTCCATCAAGGTGTGCACCGAAAAGGACGGCAAGTGGCGAGCTCTCGACGGCGCCACCCTGCACCGCTACGCCGTCGCCGCCTCCCAGCGCTACAACGCGGCGATCATGTCGAAAATGCACACCGAGCTCGGTTTCGGACTGACCGAACGCAGCACCGGACGTGGCCGGCAGAACGTCGTCGAGATCGCCGAAGTGCCGCAGCAGCTATGTGAAATGTTCTCCTCACGGCGCACCCAGATCGAGACCCGACGTGATCAGCTCGTCGCCGAATACCGCCAAAAACACGACCGGATGCCCAGCGCGAAAGCGATGTACGCGCTCTACCAACAAGCCAACCTCGACACCCGCGCCGGGAAGCAGGAACCGCAAACCCTGCGCGAAATGCAGAACAACTGGATCACCCGATCCGCGCAGATCCTCGGCGACGACACAGCAGTAGGAACCCTCGCCGAGCAATGGCGCGGTGTGCAGCGCGAACACGCCGCCGGAGTGCGTGAACACCAGGCTATGCGCAAGGCCGGAACACCGGCCGAGGAAGCGAAACGCGTCGTCGAACACCTCGAGAACGGACGCGCAACGTGGGCCATCACCCACGTACACAGCGCCGTCGACGCCAACTTTGCGGCCGTCTCCTTCCCTGACGAAGCAGCCCGCGCAGCCGCAGTGAAGACCGTCACCGAACACGTACTGGGCGCGTCCGTGCACCTCCCGGCGGCGGAGCTACCCCCCGCGCCGGAGGCTCTCAGACGCCGTGACGGTGAGTTCATCCTCACCAACCACGGCACCGCATTACATACCTCCGCGAGCATCATCACCGCCGAACAGTTCATGCTCGACGCCACTCGAACACCGACCGCCTACATCGCGGCACAAGCCGGACTCGACAAGGTCGTCGAGAAGATCGCCCGCACCAGCGATCATCCACTCAACGCCGGACAGCGCGAACTAGCCGAGCATTTCGTCGGCTCCGGAACACTGCTCGCCGTCGGTGTCGGCCCGGCCGGCACCGGCAAGACGACGTCGATGAAAGCGGTCACCGACACTTGGCGCGCAACCGGACACGAGGTCATTGCGCTCGCACCATCCGCCGTCGCGGCCGAAACCTTGGGCGAAGAAATCGACGTCACTGCCCACACCCTCGCGACCCTGACGTACCCGTGGCGCGGCCTCGAAGGCCACGAACCACGCAGCCTCCCCGAGCACATCGAGATCCCCGCCGGGGCGATGCTGCTCGTCGACGAAGCATCCCTGGCATCGACCAAAGACCTCGCCGCCATCACCGAAATCGCCGCCGCCAAGGGCGCCGTGGTCCGTCTACTCGGTGACCCGAACCAACTCGACGCCGTCGAAACCGGTGGAGCGCTGCGACTGCTCGCCGAAGAGACCAACGCGCCCGAACTCACGGTCGTCGTGCGCTTCGGCAAAGACACCGAACAAGCCGAGAACTCCCTCGCCCTGCGGCACGGTGAAGAGAGCAGCTTGGAGCTGTTCTACGCCCGCGGATGGGTCCACGAGGGCACCGCCGCCGAGATGAAAGACGCCGCCGCCACCGCCTACCTCGCCGACATCGGGGCCGGGAAAACCTCGATCGTCATGCTCTCCACCCGAGACGACGTCCGCGAAGTGAACCTCGCGATCCAAGCGCACTACCGCGTCGCCGGCACCGCCAAATCCGGCAACACAGTGACCCTGTCCGACGAACTCGACGCCGGAGTCGGTGACATCGTTCTGACCCGCAAGAACAAGCGCCGTCTGCGCACCAAGGGCGGCAAACGGCGCAACATGTTCGTCCGCAACGGCGACTTGTGGACCGTCACCGCCGTCAACGAGAACGGTTCACTGAACCTGCGCAGCAAAACCCACGAGGGCACGATCACCCTGCCTGCCCGGTACGTGAAGCGGAACACCGAACTCGGCTACGCCGCCACCGTGCACCGCAGCCAAGGCATCACCGTCGACACCTCCCACACCGCCGTCGGGCACACCACCAACCGGCCCGGCCTCTACGTCGCGACCACCCGCGGCCGCACCGAGAACCACCTGTACGTTCCCGTCGAACCCGGCGTCACCCAAGACACCGAGGGCATGCACCTGGGGTCCATCAACAACCCGGCCTCACGTGAAGTACTCGAAAAGATCCTCGCCAACGACAACGGCCACAAAGCCGCCATCACCGAGATCCGTGAGGCGCTCGAGCATGCTCGCAGTCCCGAACGACTCCGCGAGGCGTACCACGCCGCACACAGCAGGTTGCGCGATCGCTGGCTCGACGACGTCCTCGACCGGGCGCTGCCCGCAGCACTGCTCGCGACGATCGCCGCCGAAAACCCCGGCAGCCTCGCCGAACTGCGCACCACACTCGGACAGGCGCACGACCGCGGTGACAGCGCCCGGCGCATCCTCAACGACGCACTCGCAACAGGTGAACTCCACACCGCCCGCGATGTCGCCCGTGTCCTGAACTCCCGCATCGTCGAAGCCACTCAGGCCGCAGCAGAAGCGGCGGCCGAGCGTTCCGACACAGCGCTCCCCCCGCTGCCACCGCGCACCACCAGCACCGACAAAGAACTCGACGACTACGCCCGCATCGTCGCCGATCGCTACGCCACCGCCCGACCGGAACATGAGCGCACCGACGGCATCGGCGCGACCATCCGCCGGTACGACGAGACGCGGGCGCAACTCGACACCACCCGCATCCACCGACCCGTGCGGGAAGCGTTCGAACCCGAGATCGCCGAACGGATCCTCGCCGAAGCCGGTGTGCAGCGACTGGGCCGCCACCTGCGCAAAGCAGCGCTCACCGGGATCGCACCCGAGGCAGTTCTGTCCTGGCACGCACAGCAACTCGAAGCGCGCGGCGAAGACGTCACCGCAGCGAACCTGATCAAAGACATGGCACCAGCCATCACCGCAGCAACCGAGAAGACGAACACCCGCTGGGCAGCCGACCACGACGAGATCCTGCGCGAGCACTTCCCTCTCGCGGTCGCCGCCGCCGAACGCACCGAAGACCCGAGGTGGAACGCAGCAGTAGGACGTATCCGCGAACTCGTCACCCACGCCGGTTTCGACGTCGACGAACTGTGCCGCACGATCGAGACCGCCGCGCACTCCACCGCACACGTCACCGGCATCACCGACGCACTCGACACCATCGCGCCGGCCGCATCAGAGCCCGCCGACCCCGCAGCACCGCACTGGGTGCCCTCCCCCGACCTCGACGCCCACCTCGTCGACCCCACCCTCGCCGAGCAGCTGGAGACCACCTACACCGACATCGCTGCCGAACACACCGCGAACACCCGTCGCATCGGTACCGACGATGCTCGCGGCAACCACCCCGAACTGCGCTTCACCGAGCACCTCGAAGCGCGTCCCGAAGACCCGGAGCTGGCAGCGCAGTGGGATCGCACCGCCGCCGAGATCCAGGCATACCGCGACCGCCACAACATCACCGACACCACCTCAGTGGCCGGCGACCGACCCGAAAACAAAGCCGACATCGCACCCTTCAACACCGTTCACCGCGACATCGACACCCTGCACGACCGCATGCAAGAACATCGCGAAGAACAGCGCCGCGCCGAGCGCCAGCAGGCGACGCTCGAGCACCAGCACACCATCGCCCAACATGTGGAACACGAACAAAAACGCCGCGGACCGCGCCTGTGA
- a CDS encoding DUF5710 domain-containing protein: MGRIWLDVPYVEKDLAKAGGAKWDPSAKRWYAPRVEMAGLSRWVAIPDIPEVLPGEDRSLGHGLFVDLVPDTCWFTNVRYCVEPKDWERLRRMVTRRAGMQCEICGFPEDRASQRWLEVHERWQYDWPTKVQRLGRLICLCTPCHQVTHFGFAQIKGNEEQALQHLIAVTGMTRPQARRHVAAAFDEWRARSVGEWTLDLSILTDVGVQVRRPPGAADRRIIASGRPTSTQVQQPQPVVPPLSPAPAIAAPRWRDRIAGWWRSR, encoded by the coding sequence ATGGGTCGAATATGGCTGGATGTTCCGTACGTAGAGAAGGATCTGGCGAAGGCCGGGGGCGCGAAGTGGGATCCGTCAGCCAAGCGATGGTATGCGCCCCGAGTTGAGATGGCAGGTCTGTCGCGATGGGTCGCGATCCCTGACATTCCGGAGGTCCTGCCGGGTGAAGACCGGTCTCTCGGTCATGGTCTGTTCGTCGACCTCGTCCCTGATACGTGTTGGTTCACCAATGTCCGGTACTGCGTCGAACCGAAGGATTGGGAAAGACTGCGCCGAATGGTCACGCGGCGCGCCGGGATGCAGTGCGAGATCTGCGGTTTCCCGGAAGACAGAGCGTCGCAGCGGTGGCTCGAAGTGCACGAGAGATGGCAGTACGACTGGCCGACCAAAGTGCAACGTCTGGGCCGGCTCATCTGTCTCTGTACGCCCTGTCACCAGGTGACGCATTTCGGATTCGCGCAGATCAAAGGCAATGAAGAGCAAGCTTTGCAGCATCTGATTGCGGTCACCGGAATGACCCGTCCGCAGGCGCGGCGCCATGTTGCTGCCGCATTCGATGAGTGGCGAGCCCGCTCCGTTGGGGAATGGACTCTCGATCTGAGCATCCTCACCGACGTCGGGGTTCAGGTGCGTCGACCTCCTGGCGCGGCTGATCGCCGGATCATCGCAAGCGGCCGGCCCACCTCGACACAAGTCCAGCAACCACAACCGGTGGTTCCCCCGCTCAGTCCTGCCCCTGCGATCGCTGCACCTAGATGGCGCGATCGGATCGCGGGATGGTGGCGATCACGCTGA